One Brachyspira suanatina DNA segment encodes these proteins:
- a CDS encoding PepSY-like domain-containing protein gives MKILKVILTIIIISSSSLFADDWIVSPEQLPERARQFIAQIFPDAQIWYVEMDDGKYEVELSNGIKIDFLGNGDWKEIDAEYIGIPYNAFPANVANTIRNTYPQTVIISAEKKWGTYEIKLNNMMELYISSDGQLIGQKFDD, from the coding sequence ATGAAAATACTAAAAGTAATATTAACAATTATCATAATCTCTTCCAGCAGTCTATTCGCCGATGATTGGATAGTTTCTCCTGAACAATTACCTGAAAGAGCTAGACAATTTATAGCTCAAATATTTCCTGATGCACAAATATGGTATGTTGAAATGGATGACGGTAAATATGAGGTAGAGCTTTCCAACGGCATAAAAATAGACTTCTTAGGAAATGGCGATTGGAAGGAAATAGATGCAGAGTATATTGGAATACCATATAATGCTTTTCCTGCCAATGTTGCAAACACTATAAGAAACACATATCCGCAAACCGTTATAATAAGTGCTGAAAAGAAATGGGGTACTTATGAAATAAAGCTTAATAATATGATGGAGCTTTATATATCTTCTGACGGTCAGCTGATAGGACAAAAATTCGACGATTGA
- a CDS encoding YfhO family protein, translated as MKSLKKEIIYPIIFAILSILFFYSNLTFSYLQMGDVILWDIKNIKDAIFSGNLYFWNNAYFTIATSSTVPIHPKSLLIALLPNNIYPQVSIMFHITIMGYGLFLFLREKKLSIKASMFGAVALMFSNAMITLILPGHLGKFETYCYFPFVLYFLSKAMNSEKWIHFLLTGAFLGIAFLGGALDVAMYFALFLSCYFLYLLYNKKNDKKIIDFIKTDIKKIIILCVKFALVAVFSFLMSIQIIMITRNTQDMGAAGVTDKNQLWEWATRWSYPPEEVLGFFIPGFFGYYSGSQTHPYWGRIANMPGEPKTSNFSLTSANIGYITFIFIIFAIFISRKKYSEKYFWIGTALFFLIASFGRYFPVIYGALFQIPIFRDARNPNKFIEIIPIPFAILSSFACDYIFKALEAKKEDKLLKYLEDDYKYINIAQKIMYAITIASAVLALITILTNGMIYNSFVTDWKEANAALISKNIFMSFIRLTLISSSVLLLINNAISLKEITIKDKFLVIVPLIGFILFSVYDLGHIGFLIIGSIIVFLYVVIANKDKLFYKYLPYMFIAVLFLDLAQSGNMFVVKSNYDQMYKSTPIVDHILNEKGNETTMPILIPYLYRYTTHTMPYYKIPLTEPPAASRLSKDITDVFSAFRINDYVGYQPRLMDLLGVRYILSPTYLDQSVLSNDLTKITEYQDQFSAAVLYELKGYRNKYEFVNNAYNAVDFNDGLGRISMPNFNLANEVVLLNNSNNNITLNNGNSIYTAELLEESDNKIVINVKTPEAGVLVSKERYNTDWSVTVNGEKKELLNANLLFRGVYVDAGDNNIVFEFTPTMKYLYSTIICWIIFIVISILNIVLYFKKQDN; from the coding sequence ATGAAATCATTAAAAAAAGAAATTATATATCCTATTATATTTGCAATTCTTTCTATACTATTTTTCTACAGCAACTTAACATTTTCCTATCTTCAAATGGGCGATGTTATATTATGGGATATTAAAAATATTAAAGATGCAATATTCAGCGGAAATTTATACTTCTGGAATAATGCTTACTTTACTATAGCCACATCTTCAACAGTACCTATTCACCCAAAATCTTTATTAATAGCATTATTACCTAATAATATATACCCTCAAGTAAGTATAATGTTTCATATAACTATTATGGGATATGGATTATTTTTATTTTTAAGAGAAAAGAAATTATCTATAAAAGCATCTATGTTTGGTGCAGTTGCTTTGATGTTTTCAAATGCTATGATAACATTAATACTTCCAGGTCATTTAGGTAAATTTGAAACTTACTGTTATTTTCCATTTGTATTGTATTTCCTTTCAAAAGCTATGAATAGTGAAAAATGGATTCATTTCCTTCTTACAGGTGCTTTTTTAGGAATAGCATTTTTAGGCGGAGCTTTGGACGTTGCAATGTACTTCGCTTTATTTTTATCATGTTATTTCTTATACTTACTTTACAATAAAAAAAATGATAAGAAAATAATTGACTTTATAAAAACAGATATTAAAAAAATAATTATTTTATGTGTAAAATTTGCATTAGTAGCAGTATTTTCTTTTTTGATGTCTATACAAATAATAATGATAACAAGAAATACTCAGGATATGGGAGCAGCCGGAGTTACAGATAAGAATCAATTATGGGAATGGGCTACAAGATGGTCATATCCGCCTGAAGAAGTATTGGGATTCTTTATACCTGGATTCTTCGGATACTATTCAGGAAGTCAAACTCACCCTTATTGGGGAAGAATAGCTAATATGCCTGGAGAGCCTAAAACTTCAAACTTCTCTTTAACTTCTGCTAATATTGGTTATATCACTTTTATTTTTATAATATTTGCCATATTTATAAGCAGAAAAAAATACAGTGAAAAATATTTCTGGATTGGTACAGCCTTATTCTTTTTAATAGCAAGTTTTGGAAGATATTTTCCTGTTATATATGGAGCTTTATTTCAAATACCAATATTCAGAGATGCGAGAAATCCTAATAAATTTATAGAAATTATACCTATTCCATTTGCAATACTTTCATCATTTGCATGCGATTATATATTTAAAGCATTAGAAGCAAAAAAAGAGGATAAGCTATTAAAATATTTAGAAGATGATTATAAATATATAAATATAGCTCAAAAAATTATGTATGCAATAACAATAGCTTCTGCCGTACTTGCATTAATAACAATATTAACAAATGGAATGATATATAATAGTTTTGTAACTGATTGGAAGGAAGCTAATGCTGCATTAATATCAAAAAATATATTTATGTCATTTATAAGATTAACTTTAATATCTTCTTCTGTACTTCTTTTAATTAATAATGCCATTTCATTAAAAGAAATAACCATAAAAGATAAATTCCTTGTAATAGTACCTTTAATAGGATTTATATTATTCTCTGTGTATGATTTAGGACATATAGGTTTTCTTATAATAGGAAGTATTATAGTATTTTTATATGTTGTAATAGCTAATAAAGATAAATTATTCTATAAATATTTGCCTTATATGTTTATAGCTGTATTATTCTTGGATTTAGCTCAAAGCGGAAACATGTTTGTAGTAAAATCTAATTATGATCAAATGTATAAATCTACTCCTATAGTTGATCATATATTGAATGAAAAAGGCAATGAAACAACAATGCCTATATTGATTCCTTATCTATACAGATATACTACTCATACAATGCCTTATTACAAAATACCTTTAACTGAGCCTCCTGCTGCAAGCCGATTATCAAAAGATATTACTGATGTATTTTCAGCATTCAGAATAAATGATTATGTAGGTTATCAGCCTAGACTTATGGATTTACTTGGAGTAAGATATATTTTAAGTCCTACATATTTGGATCAGTCAGTACTTTCTAATGATTTGACAAAGATAACTGAATATCAGGATCAATTCTCTGCTGCTGTATTATATGAACTTAAAGGGTATAGAAATAAATATGAATTTGTTAATAATGCTTATAATGCAGTAGATTTCAATGATGGACTTGGCAGAATTAGCATGCCTAATTTCAATTTAGCTAATGAGGTTGTTTTACTTAATAATTCAAATAATAATATCACTTTGAATAATGGAAATTCAATATATACTGCTGAATTACTTGAAGAAAGTGATAATAAAATAGTAATTAATGTAAAAACTCCTGAAGCTGGTGTTCTTGTGTCTAAAGAACGTTATAATACGGATTGGTCTGTAACTGTAAATGGGGAGAAGAAAGAATTATTAAATGCTAATCTATTATTCAGAGGTGTTTATGTTGATGCTGGTGATAACAATATCGTATTCGAGTTCACACCTACAATGAAATATTTATACAGTACAATAATTTGCTGGATAATATTTATAGTGATTTCTATTCTCAATATAGTTTTATATTTCAAAAAACAAGATAATTAA